In the genome of Armatimonadota bacterium, the window CTCTACCCGAACCTCCGGCCGCCGGCGGCTTCGGCGCCGCAGCCGCTCCACGAGCCCCGCATCCCGTCCACAGAGGAAGACCGCCTGCACCCGGTGCGGAAGGCTCAGGATCACCCGGTGCACGTCGAGGATCCCGCCCAGCATCGCGTAGGCTCCCGCCATGACGAGGATCGTGGTCCGGTGCGGGTCCAGCCCCAGACGCGGGGCGACCTCCCGCCGATCCAGGGGGCGGGTGAACTCCGGGAGAACCGGGATCCCCGTGACGAAGATGCGGTCTGCGGGGATCCCGCGGTCCACCAGGCCCGCCCGGACCGCCTCCGAGGGGACGCAGTAGCGGTCCACGTGCGGGTGGATCCACTGGGAGTGGATGGCGTAGTCCGTGAGCACCACCGCGGAGGGGTGGCGCACCTCCCCCTCGGCCTTGAGGTCGGAGACCACCCCGGCGGGCGTGGGATGCACGTGCACCAGGAGGTCGAAGGGGGTGCTGCGGAGGTACGCGGTCAGACGCCGCTTCCCGAGCCGGTTGATGAGCCGCTGGGTGGGGGAGTCCGGTCGGATGTTGCCCGTGGCGTAGTAAAAGGCGCCCCACATCGCGGGCGCGTGCCGCACGCTGGTGACGTACAGGGAGCGCACCATGCGGTTGAGGGCCGGATTCACGAAGGTCTCGAAGAAGTCCACGATCTCCACCCGGATGGCGGGAGAGTGCTCCGCCCAAGCGGCCTGGAGGGCTTCCGCCACCCGCTGATGTCCTCCGCCGTACGTGGCGGAGAGCACGAGGATCCGGGGACCTTCCGGCCTCATCCCCGGCGCATGAGCGCCTCCCGGGCCTCCGACCCCGTCCCCTGCCAGGGGAGGGCGTCCGGGGGGAGCAGGACCCGGATGCCCCGCGGCACCACCCGGGCGTGCACCCGGGTGAAGGTGCCCAGGAGGTTCCCGTCCACGTGGGCCTCCACGGGCCGCTCCGCCACGAGGGTGACCTCCCGGGCCCGCTGGATGAGGATCTCCGGGATGGGAGTCCGCCGGATCATCTTCACCGCCACGTTGAAGGACCGGACCCGCCGCATGTCCCGCACCACGTACAGGTCCAGCAGGCCATCCCGGAGGCTCGGGGAGGGCAAGGACGGCACCCGCTCCCCGTACATCCGGCCGTTCACCCCCGCCACGAACAGGACCCGGCCCCGAAAGGCATCCTGTTCCGTGAACACCTCCACCTCCAGGGGGTCTCGGCTTGAGGCGATCTCCAGCAGGGTGGCCAGGTAGTACACCGCGCGTCCTCGCAGGAGCACCCGGTCCCGGAGGCGGTGCGCGCCCGCGGCGACCCGGGCATCGAACCCGAACCCGAAGAGGTTCAGGAAGTACCGGTCGTTCACCCGCGCGATGTCCACCTCGCCCGCTATCCCTTCCGCCAGCACCGCGGCTACCTTGCTCGCGCTCCGCGGGATGGGTAGGGCCCGGGCGAACTCGTTCGCGGTCCCCGCGGGGACGATCCCCATGGGGATGCGGGATCCGCCCTGCATGATGCCGTTCGCGACCCCGTTCACGGTCCCGTCCCCGCCCACCGCCACCACCGCCCGGAAGCCCGCGTCCGCGGCATCCGCCGCGAGGGCCACGAACCCCTCAAAGCCCGTGGCGTACCGCACCTCGTGGGCCACCCCCCGGGCCCGCAGGGCGCGCACCACCGCCGGCAGCAGGTCCGAAGCGCGACCCGCGTACGGATTCACGACCAGCAAGAGCGGCTCGTTCAAGTCGCTCCCATTCTACGTCCCGCCTCCTCCCCGTGCCACCGCCGGGCTCTCATCCGGAAGCGAGCCTTCGGTCCAGGCACTCGAAGAACTGGGCCGCGAGCATGCGGGCGATGCCGGGGATCATGCGGCTCCCGATGGTGAGAGCCCCCCCCACTTGCACGTCTCCCGACCAGCGCACCTCGGTCTCCTTCCCTCGGTCCAGGAGCTCCAGCTGGCCCGTGGCGCGCACGAACCCCGGAGCCCCGCTCCCCTCCACCTGGACCGCGTACCGATCCGGCGGGGTGCGCTCCGTGATGCGCAGCTTCCCCCGGTACGTCCCCCGCACCGCCGCGATGCCGATGGACAGGGTGGCCTCGAACTCGTCCGGGCCCAAGGGCCGCAGCTCCTGGAGTCCCGGCGTACAGGACGCCAGGGCCTGCGGGTCGTCCAAAAGCTTCCACACCTGCTCCCGGGGCGCGTGCAGGATCTGCGTTCCCTCCACTTTCATCGCTCCCTCCGAGCCTCGTGGATTGGCAGGGTCACCGGTTTCGGGATTTTCTCCGGATCCTCCCGTAAACCCTATCATACGGGGACGCCTCCATGGCCAGGGGCGTCGAAGGACGACACCGCGGAGCGGTGCTCGAGCGGGAGGTCGGCTGGAGGTCGCGTGGTATCATGAGCTGGGTGCGTGCCCCGGTCGTCTAGCCAGGCCTAGGACTCCGGTCTTTCAAGCCGGCAACACGGGTTCGAATCCCGTCCGGGGCACCAGCCGCGACAGGTCGCAGACATCGTCGCTGCGCCGTCCTGGTCCACCCACCGCCCACACCCCCAGGGAGCGCACGGGGCACCGCGAAGGTGAGAATCCGGTGAGAACATGGCGGCCCTCCGGCGGGTGGTCTACCGCGGGCCGAGGGGTCCGGGCCGAGGGGTCTGACACCTGGGGTCAGACCCCCGAGGTGACTTCTCCGTTCACCCGCACCCGCACGTTCACGGGGATGCCCTGGCGGACGCTCGCGGTCACGACGCAGAAGTCCTCGAACAGCGCCAGGCACCGGTCCACGGCGCCGCGTTGAGCGGGGTCCACCCCGGACAGGTCGAGGTGCGCCTCCACCCGGCTGATCCGCCACCGGCCCCGCTCGTTCCGCCGGACCTCGACGTCCACCGCCGCGGACACCTCGCCCGCGACCCGCGCCCGGTCCAGGCAGAACCTGAGGCTGCTGGCCAGGCAGTGTCCCAGGGCTGTGGCAACCAGCCGCGCGGGGTTGGGGCCTGCACCCTCGCCCAGCGGCGGGGGTTCGTCCACCACGAAGCTCCACTCCGGCCGGTCCATCTCCACCCGGAACCGGTAGCGGCCCTCGGGCCGCAGGGCCACATGGGCCCGCATGACGTCCGCCGCTTCCGCCATGGCCGAGCTCCGTCAGATCCGTCCAGGAAAGCTCACGCGCGCGGCCTCGCGCACGTGTTGACGCCCAGCAGCGCCCACAGGGGGCACCACCCGACGACCCCCGTCACCAGACCCACGGCCGCCACCGCGTACAGCACGTACGCCAGGGCCGAGGCACCCTGCCGCAGCCCCAGCCACAGAGCCACGAGCCCCACCACGATCCGGATCGCCCGGTCTACCGTTCCTGCGTTGCACGCCCGCATGACCTTCCACCTCCTCGTAGGCCTTATACCATACCCTGTAGGGTATTATCAAGGCCACCCCTGCGACCTCCGGGCCCACCGACTCCTCAGACAGGCCTCCCAGCCTCATTGTGCGCCACCCCGTCCATCTCCCCGTTGACTTCCAAACCGCCGGGCTGCAGCGTTCAATCTTTTCGGGCAACACCCTCGGCGCGGTGTACTGGAGCGACGGCAAACGGGAGGCTCCCATGCTGCCTGACCTGCCCGCGTTGACCCGCTGCCACGGCTGCGGCCAGCTCTACTGGCTGGAGGACGCCGAGCAGCTGGGGGAGCTCGACGTGCCGGGCCCGGGACGGCAGCTCCCAGAGGAGTGGTATCGGGCGCCGTTGGCACAGGCACCGGGCATCGAGGGCTACGCGGAAGCTTTGAGGGGCGGTCTTGCGTCCGGCCGCGACAGAGAGCAGTACCTGCGGGTCCGCCTGTGGTGGGCCATCAACGACCTGGTCCGCGGCCGGCCCGGCGCGCAGATCCCCGCGGAGTACCGTGACCTCTTCTACGAGAACCTGCGCGGGCTGTTCGCTCTGTTGGACGAGGACAACCCCAACGAGAGGGTGCCCAAGGCGGAGGTGGCCCGCCAGGCCGGGGACTTCGCGGAGGCCCTCCGCCTGCTGGAAGAAGTACCGCCGGGATTCCAATGGGCCGCAAACGTGATCCGGGAGCTGGCGAGGCGCGGTGACGCGAACGTAGCGCTCCTGAACCCAGACGGCTCCTACTCGAGGTGAACCCGGGGTACACGCATAGGGATCCCTTGAAGCCGCCGCAGGCGGCCGCACCTGGGTTGCAAACGTTCGGCGTCCACGAAACCATCATCCCGGCGAGGGAGGCCGGGGTGCAGCGACTACGGCCGCCTTGCGCGCAGCCGCTGCCCGGCCCACCGGACCAAAGCCTCCTGCTGTCCCCTTTCCGGACAGGAACCGGCCTGCTTCACCCGCTGGGTGGCCTGCTCCACGTCCAACCCCAGGGCCAGCAGCACGCACGTCGCGAACATCCCCGTCCTGCCGACGCCCGCCGCGCAGTGGACCAGAACCCGCTCGCCCCGCTTCAGCCGGTCCGCCACGTGGGTCACCAGCCGCAGGAACCCCTCCCGGTCCTCCGGCACGCCGTGGTCCGGCACCTCCAGGGCCTCCTCGCGCCACGGCAGCCTGCCCGAGCGGAGCAGCCACGCGTACTGCGGGGAGTTCGCCGCGACCTCGTGCAGCGGCGTCAGCCGCACGACGGTCGTGATGCCC includes:
- a CDS encoding carbon monoxide dehydrogenase subunit G, with translation MKVEGTQILHAPREQVWKLLDDPQALASCTPGLQELRPLGPDEFEATLSIGIAAVRGTYRGKLRITERTPPDRYAVQVEGSGAPGFVRATGQLELLDRGKETEVRWSGDVQVGGALTIGSRMIPGIARMLAAQFFECLDRRLASG
- a CDS encoding DUF2892 domain-containing protein, whose protein sequence is MRACNAGTVDRAIRIVVGLVALWLGLRQGASALAYVLYAVAAVGLVTGVVGWCPLWALLGVNTCARPRA
- a CDS encoding protein-tyrosine phosphatase family protein; the protein is MFREVRLPEGTKGRLYLHSMPGRCEPFEEAVAEARRLGITTVVRLTPLHEVAANSPQYAWLLRSGRLPWREEALEVPDHGVPEDREGFLRLVTHVADRLKRGERVLVHCAAGVGRTGMFATCVLLALGLDVEQATQRVKQAGSCPERGQQEALVRWAGQRLRARRP
- a CDS encoding OsmC family protein — encoded protein: MAEAADVMRAHVALRPEGRYRFRVEMDRPEWSFVVDEPPPLGEGAGPNPARLVATALGHCLASSLRFCLDRARVAGEVSAAVDVEVRRNERGRWRISRVEAHLDLSGVDPAQRGAVDRCLALFEDFCVVTASVRQGIPVNVRVRVNGEVTSGV
- a CDS encoding glycosyltransferase, which translates into the protein MRPEGPRILVLSATYGGGHQRVAEALQAAWAEHSPAIRVEIVDFFETFVNPALNRMVRSLYVTSVRHAPAMWGAFYYATGNIRPDSPTQRLINRLGKRRLTAYLRSTPFDLLVHVHPTPAGVVSDLKAEGEVRHPSAVVLTDYAIHSQWIHPHVDRYCVPSEAVRAGLVDRGIPADRIFVTGIPVLPEFTRPLDRREVAPRLGLDPHRTTILVMAGAYAMLGGILDVHRVILSLPHRVQAVFLCGRDAGLVERLRRRSRRRPEVRVEGYVTNVAEWMTCADLLVTKAGGATVSEALVKALPMVIYRPIPGQEEWNTQMLTAAGAARVARNPEELSQVLDGLLRDPGELDRMRHAAQRAARPDAAREAAQRILELLA
- a CDS encoding diacylglycerol kinase family lipid kinase — encoded protein: MNEPLLLVVNPYAGRASDLLPAVVRALRARGVAHEVRYATGFEGFVALAADAADAGFRAVVAVGGDGTVNGVANGIMQGGSRIPMGIVPAGTANEFARALPIPRSASKVAAVLAEGIAGEVDIARVNDRYFLNLFGFGFDARVAAGAHRLRDRVLLRGRAVYYLATLLEIASSRDPLEVEVFTEQDAFRGRVLFVAGVNGRMYGERVPSLPSPSLRDGLLDLYVVRDMRRVRSFNVAVKMIRRTPIPEILIQRAREVTLVAERPVEAHVDGNLLGTFTRVHARVVPRGIRVLLPPDALPWQGTGSEAREALMRRG